The following proteins are encoded in a genomic region of Brachypodium distachyon strain Bd21 chromosome 1, Brachypodium_distachyon_v3.0, whole genome shotgun sequence:
- the LOC100834987 gene encoding uncharacterized protein LOC100834987 has protein sequence MRSLPLLLLVSALLLVLASSASAEWAPADPRSEVIQQVGRFAVIVYDLAHRRRGAGLTYVGVARGETEAAAAGGAGTLYYRLVVAAAKADGSRAHYECLVSGVAGSSLDTWKLRWFRKIVVPKEKSEYVHCSPCTRAMATLNRILFPFLLAAFFAIAHAEESYTATAPASQPPPPPSPASPPPPPPMQAWTPVGDVNDMSIRQVGQFAVRIYALTMRVDLAFVGVVGGQTQPRVDGAGGFMYQLVVAVAGTGAKAPTYDALVWGVLGTRNWELRSFKPK, from the exons ATGAGGTCTCTGCCGCTGCTTCTGCTCGTTTCGGCCCTGCTGCTCGTACtggcgtcgtcggcgtcggcggagtGGGCACCGGCGGACCCGCGCAGCGAGGTGATCCAGCAGGTGGGGCGGTTCGCGGTGATCGTGTACGACCTggcgcaccgccgccgcggcgccggcctgACGTACGTGGGCGTGGCGCGCGGcgagacggaggcggcggcggcgggcggcgccggcacctTGTATTATCGcctggtggtggcggcggccaaggCCGACGGCAGCAGGGCGCACTACGAGTGCCTCGTGTCCGGCGTCGCCGGGTCCAGCCTCGACACGTGGAAGCTCCGCTGGTTCAGGAAGAT CGTGgttccaaaagaaaag TCAGAGTACGTGCACTGTTCACCGTGCACTAGAGCCATGGCCACACTAAACAGAATTCTCTTTCCGTTCCTCCTGGCCGCCTTCTTCGCCATTGCCCACGCCGAAGAAAGCTACACGGCCACTGCGCCTGCgtcccagccgccgccacctccatcgccggcgtccccgccgccgccgcctccaatGCAGGCGTGGACGCCCGTGGGGGACGTGAATGACATGTCGATCCGGCAGGTGGGGCAGTTCGCCGTGCGCATCTACGCCCTGACCATGCGGGTGGACCTGGCGTTCGTGGGCGTCGTCGGCGGGCAGACACAGCCGCgcgtcgacggcgccggcgggttcATGTACCAGCTggtggtggccgtggccggGACGGGAGCCAAGGCGCCCACGTACGACGCGCTCGTGTGGGGCGTCCTCGGGACGCGCAACTGGGAGCTCCGGTCCTTCAAGCCCAAGTGA